The Proteus vulgaris genome has a segment encoding these proteins:
- the argI_2 gene encoding ornithine carbamoyltransferase subunit I, whose amino-acid sequence MNPFYQKSFLRLLDFSPAEIQQLLTLSAQLKKAKKSGEETQYLAGKKYRAYFRKRLNTYPLCL is encoded by the coding sequence ATGAACCCTTTTTATCAAAAATCATTCTTACGTTTACTGGATTTTTCACCTGCTGAAATTCAACAACTACTTACATTGTCAGCACAATTAAAAAAAGCCAAAAAATCAGGTGAAGAAACTCAATATCTTGCAGGAAAAAAATATCGCGCTTATTTTCGAAAAAGACTCAACACGTACCCGTTGTGCCTTTGA
- the rraB gene encoding Regulator of ribonuclease activity B produces the protein MADSKELAEQREETRLIIEELLEDGSDPDALYAIEHHISCENFETLEKAAVEVFKLGYEVTEPEEIEVESGEILVCFDAVSESGLNAELIDAQVEQLMNLAEKMGVYYDGWGTYFEDPDAEYDDEDGEDEDDEESDKSSRLH, from the coding sequence ATGGCGGACAGCAAAGAATTAGCAGAACAACGTGAAGAAACACGTCTTATTATTGAAGAATTACTGGAAGATGGTAGTGATCCTGATGCACTGTATGCTATCGAGCACCACATCTCTTGTGAAAACTTCGAAACACTAGAAAAAGCTGCAGTTGAAGTATTTAAATTAGGTTATGAAGTGACTGAACCTGAAGAAATCGAAGTAGAATCAGGTGAAATTTTAGTTTGCTTTGATGCTGTGAGTGAAAGTGGTTTAAATGCTGAGCTTATTGATGCTCAAGTTGAACAGTTAATGAATTTAGCTGAAAAAATGGGTGTTTATTACGATGGTTGGGGAACTTACTTTGAAGATCCTGACGCTGAGTATGATGATGAAGACGGTGAAGACGAAGACGACGAAGAGTCTGATAAGTCATCACGCTTACATTAA
- the tssQ_3 gene encoding TssQ: MANLIYLTLEGQQQGLISRGCGTLDSIGNRYQLGKENAIFVTELNFSVSRTQNLAHQPIEFTKLIDKSSPLLLVAVSNNEILSLVFDYYRTAQNGGIEKYFTVKLNEASIIDYSHQCPNNILRNDIDPEEQLTVRYRDITTSQIMAGTSGYSISDENVF; the protein is encoded by the coding sequence ATGGCTAATTTAATTTACCTTACATTAGAAGGTCAGCAACAAGGCCTGATTTCTCGTGGTTGTGGAACATTAGATTCAATAGGAAATCGTTATCAATTAGGGAAAGAAAATGCAATATTTGTTACAGAACTAAATTTTTCAGTATCTAGAACTCAAAATCTAGCTCATCAACCAATAGAGTTTACCAAACTGATTGATAAATCTTCCCCTCTGTTACTTGTTGCGGTTTCAAATAATGAAATTCTTAGTTTAGTTTTTGATTATTATCGTACCGCACAAAATGGTGGAATTGAAAAATATTTCACAGTGAAATTAAATGAAGCATCTATTATTGATTATTCACATCAATGTCCAAATAATATTTTACGCAATGATATCGATCCTGAAGAGCAATTAACTGTTAGATATCGTGATATTACCACCTCGCAAATCATGGCTGGTACTTCTGGGTATAGTATATCAGATGAGAATGTATTCTAA
- a CDS encoding pirin-like protein → MTQPRYQALKAEDIPHVELPNDQGYVRVIAGNYANTQGIAMTYSPLNVWDLRLNRAGVSHYSIPEGHNAMLFVVKGAVHINDSEIARQHDMVMLDNHGDTLTLESMGDTIVLILTGEPINEPIAGQGPFVMNTQEELQQAFDDYDNGKFGVMD, encoded by the coding sequence ATGACACAGCCTCGTTATCAGGCGCTGAAAGCAGAGGATATCCCTCATGTTGAATTACCTAATGATCAAGGCTATGTCCGAGTGATTGCTGGTAATTATGCTAATACCCAAGGCATCGCAATGACCTACTCACCACTTAATGTGTGGGATCTACGTTTAAATCGCGCGGGGGTTTCACACTACAGTATTCCTGAAGGTCATAATGCAATGCTGTTTGTGGTGAAAGGTGCTGTACATATCAATGACAGTGAAATTGCACGTCAACATGACATGGTAATGCTAGATAATCATGGTGATACACTGACATTAGAATCAATGGGTGACACCATTGTTTTAATTCTCACCGGTGAGCCAATTAATGAGCCAATTGCAGGGCAAGGGCCTTTTGTAATGAACACCCAAGAAGAGTTACAACAAGCTTTTGATGATTATGACAATGGTAAATTTGGTGTAATGGATTAA
- the yhhW_3 gene encoding pirin-like protein produces MTIRQINHIYSAPNSHWVGNGFPVSTLFSYQENGEKHSPFLLMDYAEPTLFKPVTNARGVGAHPHRGFETVTIAYQGEVSHHDSKGHAGTITAGDVQWMTAASGILHKEYHSEKNDQRRWCIGDGATLGESADSVQNDTASLSGAESRGYPSC; encoded by the coding sequence ATGACAATCAGACAGATTAATCATATTTATTCGGCGCCAAATTCACACTGGGTAGGTAATGGCTTTCCAGTCAGCACCTTATTTTCCTATCAGGAAAATGGTGAGAAACATAGCCCGTTTCTGCTGATGGATTATGCCGAGCCAACACTGTTTAAACCTGTTACCAATGCCCGTGGTGTAGGAGCGCATCCTCATCGTGGATTTGAAACCGTAACAATCGCCTATCAAGGTGAGGTTTCTCATCATGACTCTAAAGGTCACGCAGGAACCATTACCGCAGGTGATGTTCAATGGATGACTGCTGCTTCTGGCATTTTGCATAAAGAGTATCACTCTGAAAAAAATGACCAAAGAAGGTGGTGTATTGGAGATGGTGCAACTTTGGGTGAATCTGCCGACAGCGTACAAAATGACACAGCCTCGTTATCAGGCGCTGAAAGCAGAGGATATCCCTCATGTTGA
- the argI_1 gene encoding ornithine carbamoyltransferase subunit I, with product MTYLGGGSQIGHKESIKDTARVLGRMYDGIQYRGYGQKTVDALAQYSGVPVWNGLTNEFHPTQLLADLLTITEHQTKSLSETIFAYLGDARNNMGNTMLEAAALTGMDLRLVAPKACWPESGLVAQCQEIAKKNGGNITLTENVAEGVTNADFLYTDVWVSMGEPKEVWKERIALLKPYQVNMDVIKLTGNPDVKFLHCLPAFHDEETTMGKALAKEFNLYGGFEVTDEVFESKHSIVFDEAENRLHTIKAVMVATLANSF from the coding sequence GTGACTTATTTAGGGGGTGGAAGCCAAATTGGACATAAAGAATCAATAAAAGATACTGCACGCGTATTAGGCCGTATGTATGATGGTATTCAGTATCGGGGTTATGGACAAAAAACGGTAGATGCACTTGCACAATATTCAGGTGTACCCGTTTGGAATGGCTTAACCAATGAATTTCACCCAACCCAATTGTTAGCAGACTTACTGACTATCACAGAACATCAAACTAAGTCGTTATCAGAAACCATATTTGCTTACCTTGGTGATGCTCGCAATAACATGGGAAATACTATGTTGGAAGCAGCAGCATTAACAGGGATGGATTTACGTTTAGTTGCGCCTAAAGCATGTTGGCCTGAATCAGGTTTAGTTGCTCAATGCCAAGAGATTGCTAAGAAAAATGGCGGAAACATCACGCTAACTGAAAATGTAGCAGAAGGCGTTACAAATGCTGATTTTCTTTATACTGATGTTTGGGTTTCTATGGGCGAACCAAAAGAGGTTTGGAAAGAGCGTATCGCTTTACTTAAGCCTTATCAAGTCAATATGGATGTTATAAAATTAACCGGAAACCCAGACGTCAAATTCCTTCACTGTTTACCCGCTTTTCATGATGAAGAGACCACAATGGGTAAAGCATTAGCTAAAGAGTTTAATCTATATGGTGGTTTTGAAGTCACTGATGAGGTGTTCGAATCAAAACACAGTATTGTGTTTGATGAAGCAGAGAATCGTCTTCACACCATAAAAGCCGTGATGGTAGCGACCCTTGCCAATTCGTTCTGA